The following DNA comes from Streptomyces sp. NBC_00273.
GATCCCGGAACAGCGCATCCGGACGGTCACTTTCCCATTGCCGCAACCATACGACGAACAGTTCGGCCTGCCCGCCCCCTATCGAGGACGTCTTAGATTCAGCCACCAATCCCCAAGTCGAGTTGAGATCTGCACGCAAGGACGAACTCGCGCCGGCGTGCGTCGACGCCTGAAGACGCCCGCCATAAAGGCTGGACTGTTTCCCTGGTGGACGGGACTTGAAAGCCATTCCACGGAGCGGGCCCCTACTGAAGGATGAGTGCATGCTCGACACCCTGGACCGTGCCCTGATCCACGCGCTGCACATAGACGGCCGCGCACCGTTCAGCAGGATCGCCACCGCCCTCGACGTCTCCCCCCAGACCATCGCCCGCCGCTATCGACGACTGCGTGACGAGGCGTCGTTACGGGTCGTCGGGCTCGCCGATCCCCACCGAGCCGGCCAGACCCAGTGGCTCGTCAGACTCACCGCCGCAGCGAGCTCCGCACAGGACCTCGCCCACGCCCTGGCCCGGCGGCCGGACACGTCGTGGGTCAAACTCGCCTCCGGCGGCACCGAGATCGTGGCGGTCATCCACACGCCCACCGACGCCGCCGGCGGCAACTCCCTGCTGCTGCGCGACATCCCGCGCACGAACTACATCACCGCCGTGTCAGCCCACTGTCTGCTGCACATGTACCTCGGGGGCCCCACCACCTGGCGCCGGAGTGCCGACACCCTGACCGAGGAACAGCAGCGCATCGTCCGCTCGCACGATGCCACCGGCACGGCGTACGTAGCTGTGCCCCGTCAGCTGAGCGACTCGGACGCGGACCTGCTGGTCGCCC
Coding sequences within:
- a CDS encoding Lrp/AsnC family transcriptional regulator, with amino-acid sequence MLDTLDRALIHALHIDGRAPFSRIATALDVSPQTIARRYRRLRDEASLRVVGLADPHRAGQTQWLVRLTAAASSAQDLAHALARRPDTSWVKLASGGTEIVAVIHTPTDAAGGNSLLLRDIPRTNYITAVSAHCLLHMYLGGPTTWRRSADTLTEEQQRIVRSHDATGTAYVAVPRQLSDSDADLLVALQKDGRASHAELAQATGWSPVTVARRLADLQAGGAVFFDVEVDTGPLGANTRALLWMSVRPAEQENVATTLAGHDELAFVAATTGPTNLVAQALCKDPADLHRYLAHRLGSLDAIHTLETSPVLQNVKAASPMMTDLARSRRSAPTPRARS